A stretch of the Luteimonas sp. JM171 genome encodes the following:
- a CDS encoding type II secretion system F family protein gives MKGEEQAKSANLLRAELRKQGIRPTVVKAKPKPLFGGAGKTITPKEIAVFSRQIATMIKSGVPIVQALEIIGNGHKNPKMAEMVNAIRVDIESGSPFNEALARYPVQFDELTRNLVKVGEAAGVLETVLDSIATYKENIETLKGKIKKALFYPAMVIVVALLVSAILLIFVIPQFEAVFQNFGADLPAFTQMIIAASDFMVSWWWLILGITIAGIVGFIMAYKRSPSLQHSIDRMVLKIPIIGQIMHNAAIARFSRTLATTFKAGVPLVEALESVAGATGNTVYEKATLRIRDDVAVGYEMNMAMKQVNLFPHMVIQMTSIGEEAGALDTMLFKVADFYEEEVNNAVDALSSLIEPLIMIFIGIVVGGMVVGMYLPIFKLAAVV, from the coding sequence ATGAAGGGCGAGGAGCAGGCGAAGAGCGCCAACTTGCTCCGGGCCGAGCTACGCAAGCAAGGCATCCGGCCCACTGTGGTCAAAGCCAAGCCCAAGCCGCTGTTCGGCGGTGCGGGCAAGACGATCACGCCCAAGGAAATCGCGGTCTTCAGTCGCCAGATCGCTACCATGATTAAGTCCGGCGTGCCTATCGTCCAGGCGTTAGAGATCATCGGCAACGGCCACAAGAACCCGAAGATGGCGGAGATGGTAAATGCCATCCGCGTCGACATCGAGAGCGGCAGCCCTTTCAACGAGGCGCTGGCGAGGTACCCGGTGCAGTTCGACGAGCTCACGCGCAATTTGGTGAAGGTGGGCGAGGCTGCGGGGGTGCTTGAGACGGTGCTAGATAGCATCGCCACCTACAAGGAAAACATTGAGACCCTGAAGGGCAAGATCAAAAAGGCGCTGTTCTACCCCGCCATGGTGATCGTGGTGGCCCTCCTTGTGAGCGCGATCTTGTTGATCTTCGTGATCCCGCAATTCGAGGCCGTGTTCCAAAACTTCGGGGCAGACCTTCCGGCCTTCACCCAAATGATTATCGCGGCTAGCGATTTTATGGTGAGCTGGTGGTGGTTGATCCTGGGAATAACCATTGCAGGGATCGTCGGCTTTATCATGGCCTACAAACGCTCGCCTTCGCTCCAGCACTCGATCGACCGAATGGTGCTCAAGATTCCAATCATCGGCCAGATCATGCACAACGCTGCGATCGCACGCTTCTCGCGCACCTTGGCAACCACTTTTAAAGCGGGCGTGCCGCTCGTCGAAGCGCTGGAGTCCGTGGCCGGCGCGACCGGAAACACGGTGTACGAGAAAGCTACCCTCCGTATTCGGGATGACGTGGCAGTCGGTTACGAAATGAACATGGCGATGAAGCAAGTCAACCTATTCCCACACATGGTCATCCAGATGACCTCGATCGGCGAGGAGGCAGGCGCACTAGACACCATGTTGTTCAAGGTCGCCGACTTCTACGAGGAAGAGGTGAACAACGCGGTGGACGCGTTGAGCAGCCTGATTGAGCCGTTGATCATGATCTTCATCGGCATTGTGGTTGGCGGCATGGTGGTGGGCATGTACCTGCCGATCTTCAAGCTGGCCGCCGTGGTCTAA